Sequence from the Priestia megaterium genome:
GTTTGAAATCAGCTGCATCCACATCCGGCCAGCCCATTGTTGAGAATGGCCACAGCGCTGAACTGAACCATGTGTCTAATACATCTGAATCTTGTTCCCAGTTTTCGATATCTGCTGGAGCCTCATGATCTACGTATACTTCTCCAGTTTCTTTATGATACCAAGCTGGAATGCGGTGTCCCCACCAAAGCTGGCGCGAAATACACCAGTCGCGAATATTTTCCATCCAGTGTAAGTATGTCTTTTCAAAACGATCAGGCACAAAGTTTACTTTTTCTTCTTGTTTTTGAAGATCTACTGCTTTATCTGCTAACGGCTGCATTTTTACAAACCACTGAGTTGATAAATAAGGTTCAACAACGGCACCGCTTCGTTCGCTGTGACCTACTGAATGCATGTGGTCTTCAATGTTGAACAATACACCGTCTTCTTGAAGGTCTTTAACAATTTGCTTACGGCAAGCAAAACGATCCATTCCTTCATATTTACCTGCTTTGTCATTCATCGTACCGTCTTGATTCATCACTAAAATACGCTCTAAATTATGACGGTTTCCAATTTCAAAATCGTTTGGGTCATGAGCAGGCGTAATTTTCACCGCACCAGAACCGAATTCCATATCTACATAATCATCGCCTACGATTGGAATTTCACGACCTACAATCGGAAGGACAACCTTTTTGCCGATTAAGTGCTTATAGCGATCGTCTTCAGGGTGAACAGCTACAGCCGTATCTCCTAGCATTGTTTCAGGACGAGTTGTTGCGATTTCGATATGTCCAGAACCATCTGCCAACGGATAGCGCATATGATAAAATGCACCTTGTACATCTTTGTAAATAACCTCGATATCTGAAAGAGCTGTTTTTGTAGCTGGATCCCAGTTAATAATATATTCTCCGCGATAGATTAACCCTTTTTTATAAAGCGTTACGAATACTTCACGTACTGCTTTAGAAAGACCTTCATCAAGCGTGAAGCGCTCGCGTGAATAGTCCAAGCCAAGTCCTAGCTTCGACCACTGCTGGCGAATAAAGCTTGCATATTCTTCTTTCCATTTCCACGTTTCAGCTACAAAGTTTTCGCGGCCTAGATCGTAGCGGCTTTTCCCTTCGCTGCGAAGCTTTTCTTCTACTTTTGCCTGAGTTGCAATCCCTGCATGGTCCATGCCAGGAAGCCATAAAACGTCATAGCCTTGCATGCGCTTCATACGCGTTAAAATGTCTTGTAACGTTGTATCCCAAGCGTGGCCTAAATGCAGCTTGCCCGTTACGTTTGGGGGTGGAATTACAATTGTATATGGCTCTTTTTCAAGATCGTTTGTTGCTTCAAAAAACTTCCCGTCTAACCAATACTGATAACGATTTTCTTCAACGGCTTTTGGATCATACTTCGTTGGAAGAGTCACTTCTTTTTCAGACATAATGTATACCTCCATAATATAAAGTTTCAGTCTTTAGAAACTGTGTAAATCTTTTATAAACATAAAAAAACTCCTTTCCTAATAAAAGGACGAAAGGAGTTGATTTCGCGGTACCACCTTTTTTTATAGACGTATCCCATTTGATAAGCCTATACACTTCATTTCATAACGGTTGATTAACCGGCTTTTTCTACTGAGCTATGCAGCTGTTCAAAAAAGCTACTCATAGGCGACATTCCGAGTGCACATTCTTAAGAAATCTCACAGCAGCTGATTCCTCTCTCTGAAAGACGAACATCCCGTACTCTTCCTATTCACTGTATTTATGTATGAATTTCTCTTAATTATACTATATGAAAAAATGTTGAATCGTCAATAATCTTCTCCACTTTTTTACGATAATATTCATAATTTTTTTGTTCTGGTCTTTATTTTTTCATTCACTCGCTAAATTTGGAAATAAAATGAAGAGTCCACTCAAAAAAATGGCACCATTTCTTTCTTTTTTCATATACTGACTTTAACCTGGGCACGTGGATTGAAAGGGGCATGTACAAATGAAGAAACGAATAAATGTAAATTCGTATCAGCTGCAGCGGTGGCTCAAAACAGCAGGAGCGGCTTGTGGACAGTTTATTGTTCCTTTAACAATTTTTCAAGGTATACGTACACTATTTTTCCCTACAACCTTTGATGTACTGTTGCTGGCACTGCTTGCCATACTAGCGGTTGCTTTATATTCGGACTGGATTTAAAAACCCAAGCGCTATTCGTTCGCTTGGGCTTGTGCAGCTGCTTCCGCTGCCATTTTTTTTTGCTGATCTACTTCAAATATTTTAATATTCAGCTGTTCAATATTTTTCGTCAGCCAGTATGCTCGAATAAATGATTGCATATGTTCAAGCTCCGTTTTACTTTCTTTATGATGCCTATATTGAACGATACACTGATACAGGGGTTCTGGAAACGCCAAATAACTGTGCAAAAGCAGCCGTTCCTCTTCTCTGAGAGCAAAATGTTTTTCATACGTACTAAACCACTCATAGCTATCATAGGTAGTTACTGGGTATGTGCGAAGAGTACGGAAATAAAATGAGACCAAATCATAAATTGGCGAAGCATCTTTTGCATGTTCAAAATTAATAAAAAAACCATTTCCCCGTTCGTCATAGATAAAATGTTTAGCCGATAGCTTTCCGTGAGAAGTAACCAGCCGGATCTTTTCCTTTTCTTCCATTTCATCGTTCCACTGATCGAGCTTTCCAAAACCAAATTCAAGCGCTCTCGTCATTTCGTAATAAAATGTACAGTAATGCAATTCAAAAGGGGACATATAAACTTTCTTCTCGCATTCTACTACGTATTGCTTCAGCTCTTCCTGACGTTTTTCCCACGTTTCTTTCATCGATGTATAATGATTTTCTATATCTTCTTTTTTTACTTCTACTTCCTGCGCCGAAGCACCGTGAAGCTTAGCAAGCTCTTGAAACAATTTATGATATCGAATGTCACGCTCTTCGGTTGGATTATTTGGGAGCCACGGCATTAAGTAATACGAGCCGCTTTCATCTGAAACAATGGGCTGAGAACGTTTCGTTTGATAAATAGGGACAAAGCCCATCCATCCTTTTTGATACATGTTCTGCAGCTTTTGAATGAAGTTCTGATTTCGTTCTTGATGATTCGTCATTTCTTTAAGCGCAAACACGCCGGTTTTCGTATAGACTTTTTTTACTTTTCCGTAGTCTTCGATAAAGTCAACATCTAAGTCATATTCTTTTAACAATACTTTGTAGTCTGCTACTGTCCGCTGCATCTATATTCTCCTTCCTCGTAAAAAATAAAGAAAACAGTTAAGACATTATATGCGTCAAAACTGTTTTCTTTCCGACTTTAACGAACGGGAATATTTAAGATGCTTCCTTCTTCCAGTTCATATTCATCTTCTAAATTATTCACCCGTAAAATATTTTGCACATTCGTCTTATAGCGGTCTGCTATCGTATCAAGCGAATCTCCGTCTTGAACAATACAAAGCTTCCACGTTGAAAAAGCTTCTTCTTCCCGCGAAAAGAGCTTTGTTAAATAAAGGGCGTTTTCATTTCGTCCGCTTTCATTTTCTTCTTTACGAAATTCAACAATAATTTTTTCCTCTTCTTGCTCAGCTTCTTCTTGCTCAGCCTCTTGTTGAACGTCAGCATACGTATTCAATTCACTAGCTTGCGATTCTTCTAAACTTTCTTGCTCTTGACGAAGCTGAAACAACTCAATCACGTTGTCTTCTCTTTCTTCCTCGATTTGTGCCTCTTTTTTCACTTCGACTTCAAATGGTTCATATGCTTCCTCTTCATATTCCACGACCGGCTCAGCACGAGATTCTTTTTTAAATACAGATGAAAAATAACTAGGGGGCTCTTCTGAATGATCTTCTTCAATAGCCTCTGCCTCTAAAAGTGCGGGAGCTTCACGATAGCTTACGTCAAACTCTTGTTCCTCTTGTTCCTCTTGTTCCTCTTGTTCCTCTTCTTCTTGAGCAAAGTTTTCAGTATATGCCTCTTCAGCGTCGTCCACTTCTTCATAGGAGACGATGTGCTGTTCCTCCGAAAACTCTTCCTCTTCTTCTCGTTCTTCATGCTGTTCTCCGTACAATCCTGTGATGGACAAGTCAGCCATTAGCTGCAGCTGATTTGTACCTGGCAATTCATAATCAAATAAATCAATAGATACATATACGTCTTCAATACTTTGAATACGATTTTTAGGAATGGTAATATCAACAGGAAATTGATGTGATAATTCAGCCGTTCCGTCTTCACGGACAGAGATAGATTGCACTTGATTCTCATTTGTATATTCGCGTAACGAGTGCTCTCCCTCGTACGTTTCGTATTCACCTGTTAATTGTAATGCTCCTCGAATAGACACGTATTGGTCATATTCTTGAATAGATACTTGAGGCTCTAAGGAGATAGACAAAAGTTGTGAGACTTCCTGTCCTTTTTGAAACCATACTGATTCTTCTACGGAAAAACGCAGACATGATAAATTATCCTGCGACAAATTGTTCTCCCCCTTCCAACACCCGCCAGGTAATAGCGCGGTCATTAAAGATGTATGAACAAATAAATTAAAATATGTCTTTAAAACTAAAAAAGCTTACGGAATCCTCCGTAAGCTTTGATATAAAAGTCAATCTTATTTAGCTGTTTATCCACGTAACTTCGAAAAAGCTTTTTCAGCTGCTGCAATTGTATGTTCAATGTCTGCATCTGTATGAGAAGTTGATAAAAACATTCCTTCGAATTGAGAAGGAGGTAAAAACACGCCTTCATTAGCCATTTCACGATAGTAAGCTGCAAAATAATCTAAATTCGATGTTTTCGCTGTTTCGTAATTTATTACTTGTTCGTTTGTAAAGAAGAAACCGATCATTGAACCAGCTCGGTTTACGGTAAACGGCACATCATATTTTTCAGCTGCTGCCATCAATCCTTCTTCTAATCGATCTGCTTTACGAATGAACTCATCGTAGGATTGAGGTGTCAGCTGCGTTAATGTCTCGTATCCAGCTGTCATCGCAAGCGGATTACCTGATAATGTACCTGCTTGATAAATCGGGCCGCTTGGTGCAACTCGCTCCATAATTTCAGCTTTACCACCGTAAGCACCTACTGGTAAACCACCACCGATTACTTTTCCTAAGCAAGTTAAGTCAGGCGTAATGTTATAGTAGCCCTGTGCACAGTTGTACGCTACGCGGAACCCTGTCATTACTTCATCAAAAATGAGCAGTGAGCCATATTCTGATGTGATATCACGAAGCCCTTGTAAGAAACCTGGCTGAGGCGGTACCACACCCATATTTCCTGCTACCGGTTCAACGATTACTCCGGCAATGTCATCTCCGAATTCTTTAAAAGCATATTGTACGCTTTCTAAATCGTTGTACGGCACTGTAATCGTGTTTTTAGCGATTCCTTCAGGCACTCCCGGGCTATCTGGTAGGCCTAATGTTGCAACGCCTGAGCCAGCTTTAATTAGAAGAGAGTCACCGTGCCCATGGTAACAGCCTTCAAATTTTAAAATTTTGTTGCGGCCCGTATAGCCACGTGCTAAACGCAGTGCGCTCATCGTTGCTTCCGTACCTGAACTCACCATACGGACGATTTCGATTGAAGGAACGCGCTCAATAACAACCTTAGCAAGCTCATTTTCAATTAATGTTGGTGCACCAAAGCTTGTACCAGATTCCGTTACTTTTTTTACTGCTTCAACTACTTGATCGTTGGAATGTCCGTGAATTAAAGGTCCCCATGATAAGACGTAGTCAATATATTTGTTGCCGTCAATATCGTAAATCGTAGCGCCTTTTCCTCGTTCCATAAAAATAGGATCCATATCTACTGATTTAAATGCACGAACAGGACTGTTTACTCCACCCGGCATTAATTGCTGCGCTTCTAAAAAAGCTGCTTTTGACTTTTCATAACTTCTCATGTGTAAGCCTCCTTAATTACTTGTCAGATAACCAGCGTGCTGCGTCTTTAGCATGATACGTTACAATTAAATCCGCTCCTGCACGCTTCATACTAATTAATTTTTCAAGAACAATCTCTTTTTCATTTACCCAGCCGTTTTGAGCTGCCGCTTTAATCATCGAATATTCACCGCTCACATTATAAGCCACTACCGGTAAATTAAACGTGTTTTTTACATCGCGCATAATATCTAAATAAGATAGAGCTGGTTTTACAATTAAGAAATCTGCTCCTTCTTCTACATCAGATTCTGCTTCTCGAAGTGCTTCTAAGCGATTGGCTGGGTCCATTTGATATGTTTTACGGTCTCCAAATTGAGGAGAAGAATGCGCTGCATCGCGGAATGGTCCGTAAAAAGCAGATGCATATTTAACAGCATAAGACATCACAGGCACATCTTCAAATCCAGCTTCGTCTAGACCGTGGCGAATAGCTGCCACGAAACCGTCCATCATGTTTGAAGGCGCAATAATATCCGCTCCTGCTTTAGCTTGACTAACCGCTGTACGCGCTAATAAGTCAAGGCTAGGATCGTTTAAGATTTTTCCGTCTTCAATTACACCACAGTGGCCATGATCTGTGTATTGACATAAGCATGTATCTGCGATAACAACAAAGTCTGGAAAATTTTCTTTAATTTGACGAATACCTTTTTGGACAATTCCATGGTCATGGTATGCCTGTGAACCGACTGCATCTTTTTCAGCGGGAACACCAAATACCATAGCTGACTTGATTCCTAAATCGACTAACTCTTG
This genomic interval carries:
- the ysxE gene encoding spore coat protein YsxE, which gives rise to MQRTVADYKVLLKEYDLDVDFIEDYGKVKKVYTKTGVFALKEMTNHQERNQNFIQKLQNMYQKGWMGFVPIYQTKRSQPIVSDESGSYYLMPWLPNNPTEERDIRYHKLFQELAKLHGASAQEVEVKKEDIENHYTSMKETWEKRQEELKQYVVECEKKVYMSPFELHYCTFYYEMTRALEFGFGKLDQWNDEMEEKEKIRLVTSHGKLSAKHFIYDERGNGFFINFEHAKDASPIYDLVSFYFRTLRTYPVTTYDSYEWFSTYEKHFALREEERLLLHSYLAFPEPLYQCIVQYRHHKESKTELEHMQSFIRAYWLTKNIEQLNIKIFEVDQQKKMAAEAAAQAQANE
- the hemL gene encoding glutamate-1-semialdehyde 2,1-aminomutase, with the translated sequence MRSYEKSKAAFLEAQQLMPGGVNSPVRAFKSVDMDPIFMERGKGATIYDIDGNKYIDYVLSWGPLIHGHSNDQVVEAVKKVTESGTSFGAPTLIENELAKVVIERVPSIEIVRMVSSGTEATMSALRLARGYTGRNKILKFEGCYHGHGDSLLIKAGSGVATLGLPDSPGVPEGIAKNTITVPYNDLESVQYAFKEFGDDIAGVIVEPVAGNMGVVPPQPGFLQGLRDITSEYGSLLIFDEVMTGFRVAYNCAQGYYNITPDLTCLGKVIGGGLPVGAYGGKAEIMERVAPSGPIYQAGTLSGNPLAMTAGYETLTQLTPQSYDEFIRKADRLEEGLMAAAEKYDVPFTVNRAGSMIGFFFTNEQVINYETAKTSNLDYFAAYYREMANEGVFLPPSQFEGMFLSTSHTDADIEHTIAAAEKAFSKLRG
- a CDS encoding valine--tRNA ligase, with product MSEKEVTLPTKYDPKAVEENRYQYWLDGKFFEATNDLEKEPYTIVIPPPNVTGKLHLGHAWDTTLQDILTRMKRMQGYDVLWLPGMDHAGIATQAKVEEKLRSEGKSRYDLGRENFVAETWKWKEEYASFIRQQWSKLGLGLDYSRERFTLDEGLSKAVREVFVTLYKKGLIYRGEYIINWDPATKTALSDIEVIYKDVQGAFYHMRYPLADGSGHIEIATTRPETMLGDTAVAVHPEDDRYKHLIGKKVVLPIVGREIPIVGDDYVDMEFGSGAVKITPAHDPNDFEIGNRHNLERILVMNQDGTMNDKAGKYEGMDRFACRKQIVKDLQEDGVLFNIEDHMHSVGHSERSGAVVEPYLSTQWFVKMQPLADKAVDLQKQEEKVNFVPDRFEKTYLHWMENIRDWCISRQLWWGHRIPAWYHKETGEVYVDHEAPADIENWEQDSDVLDTWFSSALWPFSTMGWPDVDAADFKRYYPTNVLVTGYDIIFFWVSRMIFQGLEFTGKRPFDDVLIHGLVRDAEGRKMSKSLGNGVDPMEVIEKYGADSLRYFLSTGSSPGQDLRFSFEKVEATWNFANKIWNASRFALMNMGGITFEELDLSGEKSVADKWILTRLNETIEHVTKLADKYEFGEVGRILYNFIWDDFCDWYIEMAKLPLYGEDEAAKKTTRSILAYVLDNTMRLLHPFMPFITEEIWQSLPHEGESITVAKWPEVRPELSDKEAANDMRLLVDIIRAVRNIRAEVNTPMSKQVKLFIKAKDENIQSQLEKNRAYVERFCNPSELVISTDVSLDEKAMTAVVTGAELILPLEGLINIEEEIARLEKEYDKLNKEVERVQKKLNNQGFIAKAPAKVVEEERAKEQDYVEKREAVQSRIAELRG
- the hemB gene encoding porphobilinogen synthase; this encodes MKDLQFTRHRRLRNSVNMRALVRETHLHPEDFIYPIFIVEGEQKRNAVKSMPGVDQISLDYLNDEIQELVDLGIKSAMVFGVPAEKDAVGSQAYHDHGIVQKGIRQIKENFPDFVVIADTCLCQYTDHGHCGVIEDGKILNDPSLDLLARTAVSQAKAGADIIAPSNMMDGFVAAIRHGLDEAGFEDVPVMSYAVKYASAFYGPFRDAAHSSPQFGDRKTYQMDPANRLEALREAESDVEEGADFLIVKPALSYLDIMRDVKNTFNLPVVAYNVSGEYSMIKAAAQNGWVNEKEIVLEKLISMKRAGADLIVTYHAKDAARWLSDK
- the spoVID gene encoding stage VI sporulation protein D codes for the protein MSQDNLSCLRFSVEESVWFQKGQEVSQLLSISLEPQVSIQEYDQYVSIRGALQLTGEYETYEGEHSLREYTNENQVQSISVREDGTAELSHQFPVDITIPKNRIQSIEDVYVSIDLFDYELPGTNQLQLMADLSITGLYGEQHEEREEEEEFSEEQHIVSYEEVDDAEEAYTENFAQEEEEQEEQEEQEEQEFDVSYREAPALLEAEAIEEDHSEEPPSYFSSVFKKESRAEPVVEYEEEAYEPFEVEVKKEAQIEEEREDNVIELFQLRQEQESLEESQASELNTYADVQQEAEQEEAEQEEEKIIVEFRKEENESGRNENALYLTKLFSREEEAFSTWKLCIVQDGDSLDTIADRYKTNVQNILRVNNLEDEYELEEGSILNIPVR